A window from Nitrosopumilus adriaticus encodes these proteins:
- a CDS encoding DsbA family protein: MKKSKKSKPKQIIFAASIVVVLVTLVLFYQIPTNSESINLDMNRQIGTVDTSLGSPIMGSSNAPITIIEFGDYQCPNCKKWFLNTKPDIVTNYIETGKAKLVFVDIAFLGKDSVPASIATYCAEEQEKYWDYHGFLYSNQLSIDSGWANSDSLKGYAYNLGLDMDLFVNCLDSAKYQKRVQFNTNEAQENGVTGTPTFFIVGPDGIQEKIVGPQPYPVFEKVIESMS, encoded by the coding sequence ATGAAAAAGAGTAAGAAAAGCAAACCTAAGCAAATTATATTTGCTGCAAGTATTGTAGTTGTTTTAGTAACACTTGTATTATTTTATCAAATACCTACAAATTCAGAATCCATCAATCTTGATATGAATAGACAAATTGGTACTGTTGATACCTCGCTTGGTTCACCAATTATGGGTTCCTCTAATGCACCAATCACCATAATTGAATTTGGGGATTATCAATGTCCTAATTGTAAGAAATGGTTTCTAAATACAAAACCCGACATTGTAACTAATTACATTGAAACAGGAAAAGCAAAACTGGTTTTTGTAGATATTGCTTTCTTAGGCAAAGATTCGGTTCCTGCATCAATAGCAACTTACTGTGCAGAAGAACAAGAAAAATACTGGGATTATCATGGATTTCTGTATTCAAATCAATTATCAATTGACAGTGGCTGGGCAAACTCAGACAGCCTAAAAGGATACGCCTACAATTTAGGATTAGATATGGATTTGTTTGTAAATTGCCTAGATTCGGCAAAATATCAAAAACGTGTGCAATTTAACACAAATGAGGCACAGGAAAATGGAGTAACAGGCACTCCTACATTTTTCATTGTTGGCCCTGATGGCATTCAAGAGAAAATTGTGGGACCACAGCCATATCCAGTATTTGAGAAAGTAATTGAATCCATGTCATAA
- a CDS encoding YncE family protein — protein sequence MKSMLGVTIGIILIGIVGMLYLQNNLDEKPEKIFFTLQGDNTVNSIPNENNWIAGEKMTYVSAIKNGLLVLATSSANDTVFAFNGETGESIDTFLVGKTPKGVKIRPDGNFAFVANEGSDSISVINLILGKIHTEIPVGKTPHNIIFNPSSDLAFITLQGEDKIAIVDAKKFELISTIPIEGLPHNLDISPNGKFLYVTRIATNDVAVVNLENQQIIAEIPVSAGHHGIDVSPNGNRAYVSGIASDVITVIDTQSFDVIDQIKVGNGPHGLRTNYDGSILYVAVSQTNEIVEINTDTLEIINSIKTGNVPFWVAIPGNP from the coding sequence ATGAAATCTATGCTTGGTGTAACTATTGGAATAATTTTAATCGGTATTGTAGGAATGCTTTATTTGCAAAATAATTTAGATGAGAAGCCTGAAAAAATATTTTTTACATTACAAGGAGATAACACTGTAAATTCTATCCCGAATGAAAATAATTGGATTGCAGGTGAAAAAATGACATATGTTTCTGCAATCAAAAACGGTCTTTTGGTTCTTGCAACAAGTAGTGCAAATGATACTGTTTTTGCGTTTAATGGCGAAACAGGAGAAAGCATAGACACATTTCTAGTTGGGAAAACTCCAAAAGGTGTTAAAATCCGTCCTGATGGTAATTTTGCATTTGTTGCAAATGAAGGATCAGATTCTATTTCTGTAATTAATTTAATCTTGGGAAAAATTCACACTGAAATTCCTGTAGGTAAAACTCCTCATAACATAATTTTCAACCCTTCAAGTGATCTTGCATTTATAACATTACAGGGTGAAGATAAGATTGCAATTGTAGATGCTAAGAAATTTGAATTAATCTCAACAATACCTATAGAAGGACTACCACATAATTTGGATATTTCTCCTAATGGCAAATTTCTTTATGTTACACGGATTGCAACAAACGATGTTGCAGTTGTAAATTTAGAAAATCAACAAATCATTGCAGAAATTCCTGTTAGTGCGGGTCATCATGGAATAGATGTGTCCCCTAATGGTAATAGAGCATACGTTTCAGGAATTGCAAGTGATGTTATCACAGTTATTGATACGCAGTCCTTTGATGTTATTGATCAAATTAAGGTGGGGAACGGCCCTCATGGTCTAAGAACTAATTATGATGGTTCTATACTTTATGTTGCAGTATCACAAACAAATGAAATTGTAGAAATTAATACAGACACATTAGAAATTATAAATTCTATAAAAACAGGCAATGTCCCATTCTGGGTTGCAATACCAGGTAATCCATAA
- a CDS encoding cytochrome c biogenesis CcdA family protein, whose amino-acid sequence MSSVVIAKKSMVIISFILFSLIFLGIIFSLGTSFTIEGKEHTTYLSWIVIAYVAGLSMIVLPCTLPLVFIIVPLSMGQGYKKGLSMALLFGVGLTITIAAYGMAIAAIGQSASLDQASTVMFLIAGIAAFVFGLSQLKIISLRLPSYSGTPKFIQNRGEYTKSFFMGLLLGNAGVGCPNPLFYWLLIYIAGTGSIEVGASLGVVHGVGRAIPLILMSVLAVIGINATKSLTLKRESIERASGWMLIVIGAFLIINGLPEGHEWYEETFIHKGWNSIIEMTPIPSEFEMDEHDHEHGHVKGDFKIFYGALLAVLILSPLFVRSVRRIRGVNA is encoded by the coding sequence ATGTCTTCAGTTGTAATTGCAAAAAAATCAATGGTAATTATTTCATTTATTTTATTTTCATTAATTTTTCTTGGAATAATTTTTTCGCTTGGAACAAGTTTTACAATTGAAGGAAAAGAGCATACAACATATCTTTCATGGATTGTTATTGCATATGTTGCAGGTCTATCAATGATTGTTCTACCATGTACATTACCCCTTGTTTTCATTATTGTTCCACTAAGTATGGGTCAAGGTTACAAGAAAGGTTTGAGTATGGCACTACTTTTTGGTGTAGGTCTAACAATTACAATAGCAGCTTATGGAATGGCAATTGCAGCAATTGGGCAGAGTGCATCATTAGATCAAGCATCAACTGTAATGTTTTTGATTGCAGGAATAGCAGCCTTTGTTTTTGGTTTATCTCAACTAAAAATAATTTCTCTTAGACTGCCGTCATATTCAGGAACACCAAAGTTCATACAGAATCGTGGAGAATATACAAAATCATTTTTCATGGGATTGTTACTTGGAAATGCAGGAGTTGGTTGTCCCAATCCATTATTTTATTGGCTTTTGATTTACATTGCAGGGACTGGAAGTATAGAGGTAGGTGCATCATTAGGGGTTGTGCATGGAGTAGGAAGAGCAATTCCTTTGATTTTGATGTCAGTTCTTGCAGTAATTGGAATCAATGCAACAAAGAGCCTTACCCTCAAAAGAGAATCAATTGAAAGGGCTTCTGGATGGATGCTGATCGTTATTGGTGCCTTTTTGATAATTAATGGTCTTCCAGAAGGTCATGAATGGTATGAGGAGACATTTATCCATAAGGGATGGAATAGCATAATTGAAATGACTCCTATTCCATCAGAGTTTGAGATGGATGAGCATGATCATGAGCACGGACATGTTAAGGGAGACTTCAAAATATTTTATGGTGCTTTGTTGGCAGTTTTGATCCTTAGTCCACTTTTTGTACGGTCAGTCAGAAGAATAAGAGGAGTGAATGCATGA
- a CDS encoding cupredoxin domain-containing protein, whose amino-acid sequence MGTPTSSHAYGIGMLALIIGMSATLVFYTSFYLPESLAKPSVSEHILNPEDEFIIEIVPGAVIEGNENYVPNKPTVLLGFTNKVIWQNNDDTAHTVTPDHRQADGYSGDFGSTGVLKPGDTYEFLFTEEQVIPYHCQPHPWMTGTITVEKSRF is encoded by the coding sequence TTGGGTACTCCAACATCTAGTCATGCATACGGAATAGGAATGCTTGCATTAATTATTGGTATGTCTGCAACTTTAGTGTTTTACACATCATTTTACCTTCCTGAATCTTTGGCAAAACCATCTGTGTCTGAACATATTTTGAATCCCGAAGATGAATTTATCATTGAAATTGTTCCTGGTGCTGTAATTGAAGGAAATGAAAACTATGTTCCAAACAAACCTACTGTTTTATTGGGATTCACAAACAAAGTGATTTGGCAGAATAATGATGATACTGCTCATACTGTAACTCCTGATCATCGTCAAGCTGACGGATATAGCGGAGACTTTGGATCTACAGGTGTATTAAAACCAGGTGATACATACGAATTTCTATTTACTGAAGAGCAAGTAATTCCTTATCACTGCCAACCACATCCATGGATGACAGGAACAATTACTGTTGAAAAGAGTAGGTTCTAG